From Plectropomus leopardus isolate mb chromosome 17, YSFRI_Pleo_2.0, whole genome shotgun sequence, a single genomic window includes:
- the glyr1 gene encoding putative oxidoreductase GLYR1 isoform X1 has product MATVHLRIGDLVWGKLGRYPPWPGKVVSPPKDLKKPRGKKCHFVKFFGTEDHAWIKVEQLKPYHAHKEEMIKINKGKRFQQAVDAVEDFLKKAKGKEQNSDSKGDSKGKKTSNKPLKILEEDDEDLSALKDPSEKDLTDSDPEPSTLERLGAGPGSGFKWESSPVKDDPHFHHFLLSQSEKPASSMEPISKRLKIIEEDTGSTSIQAADSTAINGSITPTDKRIGFLGLGLMGSGIVSNLLKMGHVVTVWNRTAEKCDLFIQEGARLGRTPAEVASMCDITFSCVSDPKAARDLVLGPSGVLQGIRPGKCYIEMSTVDPETITELSQVITSRGGRFLEAPVAGSQQLSNDGMLVILAAGDRTVYEDCSSCFQAMGKTSFFLGEAGNAARMMLILNMVQGSFMATIAEGLTLAQATGQSQQTFLDILSQGQMASTFVDQKCQNILQGNFKPDYYLKHIQKDLRLAISMGDMANHPTPMAAAANEVYKRAKALDQSDNDISAVYRAYIH; this is encoded by the exons ATGGCGACGGTGCATTTGAGGATCGGGGACCTAGTGTG GGGGAAGCTTGGTCGTTATCCACCATGGCCAGGGAAG GTAGTAAGCCCTCCTAAGGACCTGAAAAAGCCCAGgggcaaaaaatgccattttgtgAAATTCTTTGGAACTGAAGACCA TGCCTGGATTAAAGTAGAACAGCTGAAGCCCTACCATGCCCACAAAGAGGAGATGATCAAGATAAACAAAGGAAAGCGCTTCCAGCAGGCGGTGGATGCAGTGGAGGACTTCCTAAAGAAAGCAAAGGGGAAAGAACAG aactCGGACAGCAAAGGAGACTCAAAGGGAAAGAAGACTTCAAACAAGCCACTGAAAATACTGGAGGAAGATGATGAGGATCTCAGTGCCCTGAAGGACCCGTCTGAGAAG GACTTAACTGACTCTGACCCCGAGCCGTCCACTCTTGAGAGGCTGGGGGCTGGACCTGGCTCAGGATTCAAATGGGAAAGCAGT CCGGTGAAAGATGACCCACATTTCCATCACTTCCTACTCAGCCAGTCTGAGAAG CCAGCATCATCAATGGAACCCATTAGCAAGCGCCTGAAGATCATTGAAGAG GACACAGGGTCAACATCTAtccaagcagcagacagcacaGCCATCAATGGCAGCATCACACCCACAGATAAAAG GATAGGTTTCCTGGGTCTGGGGCTGATGGGTAGCGGTATAGTTTCCAACCTGTTGAAAATGGGTCATGTTGTCACAGTGTGGAACCGCACAGCAGAAAAG TGTGACCTGTTCATCCAGGAGGGCGCCAGGTTAGGCCGGACTCCTGCAGAGGTGGCCTCCATGTGTGATATCACAttctcctgtgtctctgaccCAAAGGCTGCCAGGGAT TTGGTGTTGGGACCCAGTGGCGTGCTGCAGGGAATCAGGCCGGGCAAATGCTACATAGAGATGTCCACTGTAGACCCGGAGACCATCACAGAACTCTCACAG GTAATCACATCGCGGGGCGGCCGTTTCCTGGAGGCTCCAGTGGCAGGAAGTCAGCAGCTCTCCAATGACGGGATGCTGGTCATCCTGGCAGCTGGTGACAGAACCGTCTACGAGGattgcagcagctgctttcaGGCCATGGGCAAAACCTCCTTCTTCCTGG gtgaagCAGGTAATGCGGCGAGGATGATGCTGATCCTCAACATGGTGCAGGGCAGCTTCATGGCCACCATTGCAGAGGGGCTAACGCTGGCCCAGGCCactggccaatcacagcagaccTTCCTGGATATCCTGTCGCAGGGCCAGATGGCCAGCACCTTTGTGGACCAGAAATGCCAAA ATATTTTACAGGGCAACTTCAAGCCAGACTACTATTTGAAACATATTCAGAAGGACCTGAGACTAGCCATCTCCATGGGTGACATGGCCAACCATCCAACCCCAATGGCTGCAGCAGCCAATGAG GTTTACAAGAGGGCTAAGGCACTGGACCAGTCAGACAACGATATATCTGCAGTCTACAGAGCCTACATTCACTAG
- the glyr1 gene encoding putative oxidoreductase GLYR1 isoform X2 encodes MATVHLRIGDLVWGKLGRYPPWPGKVVSPPKDLKKPRGKKCHFVKFFGTEDHAWIKVEQLKPYHAHKEEMIKINKGKRFQQAVDAVEDFLKKAKGKEQNSDSKGDSKGKKTSNKPLKILEEDDEDLSALKDPSEKPVKDDPHFHHFLLSQSEKPASSMEPISKRLKIIEEDTGSTSIQAADSTAINGSITPTDKRIGFLGLGLMGSGIVSNLLKMGHVVTVWNRTAEKCDLFIQEGARLGRTPAEVASMCDITFSCVSDPKAARDLVLGPSGVLQGIRPGKCYIEMSTVDPETITELSQVITSRGGRFLEAPVAGSQQLSNDGMLVILAAGDRTVYEDCSSCFQAMGKTSFFLGEAGNAARMMLILNMVQGSFMATIAEGLTLAQATGQSQQTFLDILSQGQMASTFVDQKCQNILQGNFKPDYYLKHIQKDLRLAISMGDMANHPTPMAAAANEVYKRAKALDQSDNDISAVYRAYIH; translated from the exons ATGGCGACGGTGCATTTGAGGATCGGGGACCTAGTGTG GGGGAAGCTTGGTCGTTATCCACCATGGCCAGGGAAG GTAGTAAGCCCTCCTAAGGACCTGAAAAAGCCCAGgggcaaaaaatgccattttgtgAAATTCTTTGGAACTGAAGACCA TGCCTGGATTAAAGTAGAACAGCTGAAGCCCTACCATGCCCACAAAGAGGAGATGATCAAGATAAACAAAGGAAAGCGCTTCCAGCAGGCGGTGGATGCAGTGGAGGACTTCCTAAAGAAAGCAAAGGGGAAAGAACAG aactCGGACAGCAAAGGAGACTCAAAGGGAAAGAAGACTTCAAACAAGCCACTGAAAATACTGGAGGAAGATGATGAGGATCTCAGTGCCCTGAAGGACCCGTCTGAGAAG CCGGTGAAAGATGACCCACATTTCCATCACTTCCTACTCAGCCAGTCTGAGAAG CCAGCATCATCAATGGAACCCATTAGCAAGCGCCTGAAGATCATTGAAGAG GACACAGGGTCAACATCTAtccaagcagcagacagcacaGCCATCAATGGCAGCATCACACCCACAGATAAAAG GATAGGTTTCCTGGGTCTGGGGCTGATGGGTAGCGGTATAGTTTCCAACCTGTTGAAAATGGGTCATGTTGTCACAGTGTGGAACCGCACAGCAGAAAAG TGTGACCTGTTCATCCAGGAGGGCGCCAGGTTAGGCCGGACTCCTGCAGAGGTGGCCTCCATGTGTGATATCACAttctcctgtgtctctgaccCAAAGGCTGCCAGGGAT TTGGTGTTGGGACCCAGTGGCGTGCTGCAGGGAATCAGGCCGGGCAAATGCTACATAGAGATGTCCACTGTAGACCCGGAGACCATCACAGAACTCTCACAG GTAATCACATCGCGGGGCGGCCGTTTCCTGGAGGCTCCAGTGGCAGGAAGTCAGCAGCTCTCCAATGACGGGATGCTGGTCATCCTGGCAGCTGGTGACAGAACCGTCTACGAGGattgcagcagctgctttcaGGCCATGGGCAAAACCTCCTTCTTCCTGG gtgaagCAGGTAATGCGGCGAGGATGATGCTGATCCTCAACATGGTGCAGGGCAGCTTCATGGCCACCATTGCAGAGGGGCTAACGCTGGCCCAGGCCactggccaatcacagcagaccTTCCTGGATATCCTGTCGCAGGGCCAGATGGCCAGCACCTTTGTGGACCAGAAATGCCAAA ATATTTTACAGGGCAACTTCAAGCCAGACTACTATTTGAAACATATTCAGAAGGACCTGAGACTAGCCATCTCCATGGGTGACATGGCCAACCATCCAACCCCAATGGCTGCAGCAGCCAATGAG GTTTACAAGAGGGCTAAGGCACTGGACCAGTCAGACAACGATATATCTGCAGTCTACAGAGCCTACATTCACTAG
- the ppl gene encoding periplakin, whose translation MLKKKSRSTPITEPKSTAPATELGALIDKLQKNADKVEKNCYDVEQNLNKDVSKINEGKQPLYQDDTNKRLLNSLEMLNSLDEDAVEAKRLQHPQTAMIEKDMKQLREKVMKLKEDHDRIYHLTRTEGKPSINWGTMMDEKLDNLKNKGFGQDLPSVESEVEEHNIFQSEVEALAPLLCSGDKEYVNSLQEKHKKLLASSSARQRNLVSLRDYMQHCTNELYWMDQQAEERVNYDWSDTNLEYKTRQKQYENFIGKCLESKEATITKLNDDGEKLIAAEHPGKNVIEAHMEAVHADWKEYLNLLICEENHLKHMAEYHKYHKEARDTQDLLKRLDTELSQKYNPEFKDVYQMESLIEELDDQAKAMDHFDERVKALQKRSLQVSPLPYRRETPSKLMPVEALCEFDTDDGQIVRGERYTLIRNNGTKWDVKDASGRQITAPAVCFVFPPTDPEAVAISDNLASQQKALKQKTANSKAALQKRFSELKKESGTAGTDKQEQQCRQLMAGLDKVTSDLGKQEKAIYAGVRPPLEENRPMQDSADRLQDMRDIAAAVSKIEPEKSAKVQEARNFLVSNPNSASSSQLHSKVDEAEKKYNKIEQLLQCSQEKLKNSNQLETSLQNGKTLLASHENKLAREEVAPADLSSLEKAQRELADTASELRSKRSLIAETEQNLRLAQNSCDNMATKFHEHCPDIERQKADVQKLNKRYNNLTKQTDARAQCLQRAKMSLVNYNNGYDNLNKWLARVPNYEPNETDDARQIETKLKNQKNLLSDIARKESDLNNVSKNAQLYQAAVKDYENECERFRAILELDDGLVPQTYKRNRIESPSLRVRAEESAIEAKFTEVNAVNSARLQNLEYAQNLLNQQPDIPMIKSTMVQSVNASQGEEPWRVRKQLQDEIHRREQLEREIETIQTEIYVLEGQRPQDTIVKKEKIKKVADPQLDEEIHKVQQKLSEERRTTSVLENDLEILRLRLRGLETESREGAQEYVVKEVLRIQKDPVQEEEMRRLRDELDELRRQKIMKDNELIQIQKQVTLLAEEKGREQEVITEEEVIKVQNDPQLEMQYRLLLNRKQKEMDGRKQLEDELQFLKEKLVRMEKEKAMAEEKISIKEVLKVEKDLEFEREVDTLRRQYEEEKTKRRTSQREKIDLQRKITSTEEEKSKVVIQEKMREIVRPDPKAENEVANLRLELVEQQRRCKDAELQLRSLQDEHTMLKNRGPQVEVKEIIKEVIKYKTDPQTERELERLRNDIVDKTHQTEKSEMEIRQLREEIRRWQDTKPQVQTKEVVNEVLQYREDPKTKEEIETLKRKLADEQKKRLDLERERSAQEEKIRLRKVELSQVLEKIVQQEVVKMEEDPILRSECDTFSQNISNEQKQKESLKAELYQLQRQMADLDLQLEELERERRIRREAEVEIQRLRLRLTELELRDKENREKVTVKHKVVLQQDPQQEKEHSIIRLQLEEEKHKRTLLEKELNALIQQQITLEKMDVKERVVRTEKVQVERDPEAEIEIENLRRTLEEEKRRRRELDQDLATLTSRLSEMEFSNTKSYKELDYIRDESGRLQQENQRLLNEIRKLKSEIEITSTETRLITESAPREDGRNLELRLDSLQKELAELRAITLQKDEEIEKLQKNLVAVRQKKEQRESHLKRSIVIIDPDTGKEMRPEEAYKLGLIDWKMFVNLQSQECDWEEITVKGPRGESSVLHDRKSGKKFSIDEALRLGHITNRQLQQYINKEISIQEFGVLVSGKNK comes from the exons GGCTCCGGCCACAGAACTGGGCGCTCTGATCGACAAGCTGCAGAAGAATGCTGATAAAGTGGAGAAGAACTGCTATGACGTCGAGCAGAACCTCAACAAG GATGTGAGTAAGATCAATGAGGGGAAGCAGCCACTGTATCAGGATGACACCAACAAGAGACTTCTCAACTCTCTGGAGATGCTCAACAGCCTGGACGAGGACGCTGTTGAGGCCAAGCGCCTCCAGCATCCGCAGACTGCGATGATAGAAAAAGA CATGAAGCAGCTGCGTGAGAAAGTGATGAAGCTGAAGGAGGACCACGACCGAATCTACCACCTGACCCGCACAGAGGGGAAGCCCAGCATCAACTGGGGCACCATGATGGATGAGAAACTG GACAACCTAAAAAACAAGGGCTTTGGCCAGGACCTACCATCTGTGGAGAGCGAGGTGGAGGAACACAACATCTTCCAGAGCGAGGTGGAGGCTCTGGCTCCTTTGCTCTGCAGTGGAGACAAG GAATACGTCAATAGCCTCcaggaaaagcacaaaaagctACTG GCCAGTTCAAGCGCTCGTCAGCGCAACCTGGTGAGCCTGCGGGACTACATGCAGCACTGCACCAATGAGCTGTACTGGATGGACCAGCAGGCCGAGGAGAGGGTCAACTACGACTGGAGTGATACTAACCTGGAGTACAAAACTCGCCAGAAGCAGTATGAG AACTTTATTGGTAAATGTCTGGAGTCCAAGGAGGCCACCATCACCAAGCTGAATGACGACGGAGAGAAGCTGATTGCTGCTGAGCATCCAGGGAAAAATGTTATTGAG GCTCATATGGAGGCAGTCCATGCTGACTGGAAGGAGTACCTGAACCTGCTCATCTGTGAGGAAAACCACCTCAAACACATGGCTGAGTACCACAAG TACCACAAGGAAGCCCGTGACACTCAGGACCTGCTGAAGCGGCTGGATACAGAGCTCAGCCAGAAGTACAACCCAGAGTTCAAAGATGTGTATCAGATGGAGAGTCTCATCGAGGAGTTGGAT gaccAAGCCAAGGCCATGGACCACTTTGATGAACGGGTCAAGGCTCTTCAGAAGCGCAGCCTGCAGGTTTCTCCTCTGCCCTACCGCCGAGAAACCCCCTCGAAGCTGATGCCTGTTGAGGCTCTGTGCGAGTTTGACACAGATGAT GGGCAGATTGTGCGTGGGGAGAGGTACACTCTGATCCGGAACAATGGTACCAAATGGGACGTGAAGGATGCATCTGGGCGTCAAATCACTGCCCCGGCGGTCTGCTTCGTGTTCCCCCCCACCGACCCTGAGGCAGTGGCCATCTCTGACAA CCTGGCCAGCCAACAAAAAGCCCTCAAGCAGAAGACTGCAAACAGCAAAGCAGCTCTGCAGAAACGCTTCAGCGAGCTGAAGAAGGAGAGTGGGACTGCGGGCACAG ACAAGCAGGAGCAGCAGTGTCGCCAGCTGATGGCTGGTCTGGACAAGGTCACCAGTGACCTGGGCAAACAGGAGAAAGCCATTTATGCTGGTGTGCGCCCGCCACTGGAGGAGAACAGGCCAATGCAGGACAGCGCTGACCGCCTGCAGGATATGAGG GACATCGCTGCTGCTGTCAGTAAGATTGAACCAGAGAAGTCCGCCAAAGTGCAGGAAGCAAGAAACTTCTTGGTCTCCAATCCAAACAGTGCCAGCTCTTCTCAGCTTCACAGCAAGGTGGATGAAGCCGAAAAGAAGTACAACAAGATCGAGCAGCTTCTTCAGTGCTCTCAGGAGAA ACTGAAGAATTCAAACCAGCTGGAGACTTCCCTTCAAAATGGAAAGACTCTTCTTGCCAGCCATGAGAACAAGCTGGCCAGGGAGGAGGTTGCTCCTGCTGACCTGTCCTCACTTGAGAAGGCACAGCGGGAACTTGCA GATACTGCATCAGAACTGAGGTCCAAGAGGTCACTTATTGCTGAGACTGAGCAGAATCTGCGTTTGGCCCAAAACAGCTGTGACAACATGGCGACCAAATTCCATGAGCACTGTCCTGACATTGAGAGGCAAAAGGCAGATGTCCAGAAGCTCAACAAGCGTTATAACAACCTCACCAAGCAGACTGATGCCAG AGCCCAATGCTTGCAAAGAGCCAAGATGTCGCTCGTAAATTACAACAATGGTTATGACAATCTGAACAAGTGGTTGGCTCGTGTCCCAAACTACGAGCCCAATGAAACTGATGACGCAAGACAAATTGAGACCAAGCTGAAGAATCAAAAG AACTTGCTCTCTGACATTGCCAGAAAGGAGTCCGACTTGAACAATGTGTCCAAAAATGCTCAGCTTTACCAAGCAGCCGTCAAA GACTACGAGAATGAATGTGAGAGGTTTAGAGCCATCCTTGAACTTGATGATGGACTTGTACCTCAGACATACAAGAGGAACAGAATTGAATCACCTTCACTGAGAGTCAGAGCAGAG GAATCTGCTATTGAGGCCAAGTTTACTGAGGTGAATGCTGTGAACTCGGCAAGGCTTCAGAATCTGGAATACGCCCAAAATCTTCTCAACCAG CAACCTGACATCCCTATGATCAAGTCTACAATGGTCCAGTCAGTAAATGCTAGCCAAGGAGAAGAGCCTTGGAGAGTCAGAAAGCAGCTGCAAGATGAGATCCACAGGAGGGAACAGCTAGAGAGAGAAATTGAGACTATTCAAACTGAAATCTATGTCCTTGAAGGACAGAGGCCCCAGGACACAATtgtcaaaaaagagaaaatcaaaaagGTTGCTGACCCCCAGCTGGATGAGGAAATCCATAAGGTCCAGCAGAAACTCTCAGAGGAGCGCCGCACTACCAGTGTCCTGGAGAATGACCTTGAGATACTGAGGTTGAGACTGCGTGGCCTTGAGACAGAATCCAGAGAAGGGGCACAGGAATATGTGGTCAAGGAGGTCCTGCGTATACAAAAAGATCCTGTTCAAGAGGAGGAGATGCGCAGGCTTAGGGATGAACTGGATGAGCTAAGAAGGCAGAAGATAATGAAAGACAATGAGCTGATTCAGATACAAAAGCAGGTAACACTCCTGGCTGAGGAGAAGGGCAGGGAGCAGGAAGTGATCACTGAAGAGGAGGTGATCAAAGTCCAGAATGATCCCCAACTTGAAATGCAGTACCGTTTGCTCTTGAACAGGAAGCAGAAGGAGATGGATGGCAGGAAACAGCTGGAGGATGAACTGCAATTTCTTAAGGAGAAGCTTGTAAGGATGGAGAAGGAGAAAGCAATGGCTGAAGAGAAGATTTCCATCAAAGAGGTGCTGAAAGTAGAGAAAGATCTCGAATTTGAAAGAGAGGTAGACACCCTCAGAAGGCAGTATGAAGAAGAGAAGACCAAACGGAGAACATCACAGCGAGAAAAGATTGACCTCCAGAGGAAAATTACCAGTACAGAGGAGGAAAAGTCCAAAGTTGTTATTCAGGAGAAGATGCGGGAGATTGTCCGCCCTGACCCCAAGGCCGAGAACGAGGTGGCCAATCTCCGTCTTGAACTTGTAGAGCAACAGAGGCGCTGTAAAGATGCAGAGCTCCAGCTTAGATCTCTACAGGATGAGCACACCATGCTGAAGAACAGAGGACCTCAAGTGGAGGTCAAGGAGATCATCAAAGAAGTCATCAAATATAAGACAGATCCACAGACTGAAAGAGAACTGGAGAGACTCCGCAATGATATTGTAGATAAAACCCACCAGACTGAGAAATCTGAGATGGAAATCCGCCAACTTCGTGAGGAAATTAGAAGATGGCAAGACACCAAACCCCAAGTGCAAACTAAAGAGGTGGTTAATGAAGTGCTGCAGTACAGGGAAGACCCAAAGACTAAAGAGGAAATTGAGACTCTCAAAAGGAAACTGGCTGATGAACAGAAGAAACGCCTGGACCTTGAGAGAGAACGGTCAGCCCAAGAAGAGAAGATCAGACTGAGAAAAGTGGAACTGTCTCAGGTCCTCGAGAAGATTGTTCAGCAAGAAGTGGTCAAGATGGAGGAAGATCCAATCCTCAGATCAGAGTGTGACACCTTTTCACAAAACATCAGCAATGAGCAGAAACAAAAGGAGAGCCTAAAAGCAGAGCTCTACCAACTGCAGAGACAAATGGCTGACCTGGATCTACAACTGGAAGAACTGGAGCGTGAACGCAGGATAAGGCGTGAAGCAGAAGTGGAAATCCAAAGGCTTCGGCTCAGACTTACTGAGCTAGAGCTCCGCGACAAGGAGAACCGTGAGAAAGTCACTGTCAAACATAAGGTAGTCCTGCAGCAGGATCCCCAACAGGAGAAGGAACACTCCATTATCAGACTTCAGCTTGAAGAAGAAAAGCACAAACGCACTCTGCTCGAGAAAGAGTTGAATGCCCTCATCCAGCAGCAGATCACCCTCGAGAAGATGGATGTGAAGGAAAGAGTTGTCCGCACTGAAAAAGTCCAAGTTGAAAGAGACCCAGAGGCCGAGATTGAGATTGAGAACCTAAGGAGGACTCtggaagaggagaaaaggagaaggagagaacTTGACCAGGACTTGGCCACCCTTACTTCTAGGCTCTCTGAGATGGAGTTCTCAAACACCAAATCTTATAAAGAACTGGACTACATCCGTGATGAAAGTGGCCGCCTGCAACAAGAAAACCAAAGGCTGCTGAATGAGATCCGCAAGCTTAAGTCTGAGATTGAGATCACCAGCACTGAGACTCGGCTTATAACAGAGTCAGCACCAAGGGAGGATGGAAGGAACCTTGAGCTGAGGCTTGATTCACTACAGAAGGAACTAGCAGAGCTTAGAGCCATCACCCTCCAGAAGGATGAGGAGATCGAGAAGCTTCAAAAGAATCTGGTGGCAGTTAGACAGAAGAAGGAACAGAGGGAGAGCCATCTCAAAAGGTCTATTGTGATCATCGACCCGGACACAGGCAAAGAGATGCGACCAGAGGAGGCCTACAAACTAGGGCTGATTGATTGGAAGATGTTCGTCAACCTGCAGAGTCAAGAGTGCGACTGGGAGGAGATCACAGTCAAGGGCCCCAGGGGAGAATCCTCAGTTCTTCATGACAGAAAATCAGGGAAAAAGTTCTCCATCGATGAAGCATTGCGTCTTGGCCACATCACAAATCGCCAGCTTCAGCAGTACATAAACAAAGAAATTTCCATCCAAGAGTTTGGTGTACTGGTGTCAGGCAAGAACAAGTAA